TCAAAACTTGGATCAAAACAATAGCCAGCAAGACAAAAAGGACGAAGGCTTGGACAAAACCGACCTGCAGGAAAACAAGATGACGGCAGAGGGTGGAACGCAAGCAACCGTGCAATACTATAACGAAAAAGAACAGAAAGAGAAGAAAGAAGACAAGGACGATGCAAAGCTTTCTTCTAATGACGATAGCAAAGAAAAATCAGAAAACACGGATTCAGTTTCATCTGAGCCGCGTTTGAATACCGATAAGTTGTAAGTCCCAAAAACCGCCTTGGCATAGATGCCAAGGCGGTTTTTTTATGGACTAAGGGGTTAACGTTTGAGCGTTAGCCAATTGGCCAAAGCGACCAGCAATAAGAGTGAGCCGCTGAATAAGAAACCGCTATCTGCAGAAAGCGCCAAGGCTCCGGTGACCCCGGACCCGGCTACGACACCGATCGAGAAGAGGGCGTAGAAATATCCATAAGCACGGCCTCTTGAAGCATATTCTGTGGCATCGATTAATAAGGAATTGATCGATGGGAACAGCAGCGCAAACCCGAAGCCATAGGCACACATCGCCGCATATAAAAGCGGTTCTGTTGAGATATTGGCGAGCGCGAACAGCGAAGCTCCCATGACGGAAAAACCGAGGACCAAGGTAATAATCGGACGAACGGCATCGAACAGTCGGTTGATGGGCAACAGAAAGACGAGGATAGCCGATAAGCCGAATGCGCTTAACAGCAAGCCGCTTAACTGAGAGGGAAGGCTAAGCGATTCCACTTTCAACGGCAGCATATAAGCAAGCACGCCTTGTGAAAACATTAAGAAGAACGCGCCTGAAAAAGATCGATAGAGCCCTGGATTCCAGTGGAAAGCTTGGCGCTTAGCGGCTGAATTCTCTTTTTTCTTGTTCACTCGATGTGTCCGCAGTAATAGGAACGCAGCAATCGCAAGAAGACCAATCAATGAGCCAGTCGCAGCCATCGTCTCAGGAACGCTGCCCTGTCCCGTGTAAATCGCTCCGTAAGCCGGGCCAATAATAGCGGCGAGGCCGACGAACGCACCGGAAATCGCTGCGTTTTTGCCGCGGCGGCTGTGATCGGTACGATTCGCTAAATAAGTGAAGGCGGCTGGAACCGTCAATCCTGCCGCTAAACCATGAACAAAGCGAACGGCAAGAAGGCTGTAAGGGCCGTCCGCCAAGTTATAAGCAAATAGCGCGGCACTAGTCGCCGCAAGACCTGCCAACAGAATGGCGAATGGCCCTTTGCGGTCGGAGAAGATGCCAGAGATGATATTGCCGATAGTGTTCGACAACGAATACATTCCGACGGCAAGGCCTGCCAGGAATGGGCCAGCGCCGAGTGATACCGCAAACGGGCTGATGATCGGCAACTGGGCAAATAAGTCGAAAAATGCAAAGAAGATGATAAGATAAATGAACAAGCGCAAAGGGGTTCCCAACTTCCTTTAAGGTGTATTGGTGCGTGGAACTGCCAATTTCAACATTACCTGCGCAAGCGAGAGCCGCTGGACTAAACAGAAATAAATGCGGCAAGGTGGATTACCTTTTGCTTTGTTTAGGGTATTGAAACACATGACCTTATTATAGCACCGGAGGGAAAAAGATGAAAAAAGCGATGTTCATATGGAATCCTTCTTCAGGGAAGGAAAAAGCGGCGGATTATAAAGATTTTGCCGAGAAAACCTTAATTGAAATGGGCTACGAAGCCGATACCCGTGAAACGACAGGGCCAGGAGATGCCACGCATTTTGCTGAGGAAGCTTGTGAAAACAGCTATGATCTTGTCGTGGCGATGGGTGGCGACGGAACGATCAACGAAGCGGTTTCTGGCTTGGCGGAAAAACAACACGAACCGCTCTTTGGATTGGTGCCGCTCGGTACAGTGAACGACTTTGCGCGTGCGCTCGGTATTTCATTGGACCCAGAGGAAGCGATTGAAGGCTTGAAAACGGGACGTGAAAAACGCGTAGACATCGGAAAAGTCGGAGATCAATACTTCATGAATATCCTGGCGATCGGTGAGATTGCTGAGTCGACCTACGAAGTGGATGCGGAGCAAAAGACCAAGCTCGGCGCGTTCGCTTATTTTGTTGAAGGCGTTAAGGCAGTCGCTTCTGATGAAGTCACTACATTTGTCATTGAACATGACCATGGAACATGGGAAGGGGAAGCCAAACTCGTTCTGGTAGCCTTGACCAATTCTGTGGGGGGCTTTGAGAAGTTGGCACCAGAGGCCTTAACAGACGACGGGCTGCTTCATTTATACATTGTGGAAAATGCCGCGCTTCCGGCATTTGCTCGTATGGCGACTGCCTTGGTCCGTGGCAAATTCGAAAAAGACCCAGCAGTGCAAGCCATTCATACGACGCGCGTCTCGATTCGTACGAGTGAGCCGCTGTCGTGCAATATCGACGGCGACGAAGGAAGCACCACGCCTTTTAATATTGAAATTATGCCGAGCCATATTCGAGCGGTTGTTCCAGGTGAAACCGATTAATAGCTGAGCTACGTGGCGATATCACTTGTCGGGTATACGGCAGGCTTGTATAGGACACGTGTTCCAGATAGCCTGTTTTGATTTTTTTGTAAAAACATTGGAAATTGGAACTTTTTCATCGCTGAAACGTACAGATAAGTGTATAATTGGTTTTAACTGTTACTGATGTCATATGTTTGTAAAAAAAATTAGCTCAATTTACTTAAAAACTTGTAAATTTATCTGTAAAACGCTATTATTATTATTTATTCAAGCAGTTTATTAGAAGAAGCAGTTCGTTAAATTTTTTGCATAGAAAGCCGGGGAGAAGATGAATATACTCGAAACACCATCCATTCAGGAAACCATTTCCAGAATCTTTATGAACGAAACTGAAAACGTCGCGCAGCTGGAGGGGCTGGAGCGGTTTTTTGAAGTGGAGACTCAATTAATGCACGAAATCCATAACCTGGAGAAAGACCGTGCCAAAGAAACATTGCGTGAATTGATCGACATGCTCGCCCTTCATGCAGGTAAAGACATTATCCGCACCGTTCGCAATTACTACATCATTTTATCGTCTGTTATGGCACGCAAATTGTATGAGATGCGCGTCCCACCGAAAAAAGCGTTCGCGTTTAACGCAGCATGCGTTGAGTTGGTCGATAAGCATATGAACGATTCGGAATTCATGTACGTAGCCGATGAACTGATCGAGTTTTTCACGTCGATCATTTCGGAACGCAAACAGCCATCATTTGGCCACCAAACCGTCAATAAAGTCGTCATTTTCATTAACGATGAAGTTGAACGTGATTTGTCGGTAGAGGAAATTGCCAAGCACTTCAATATTTCCACAAGCCACTTATCCCGCATTTTCCGCGAACATGCAGGAATCACCTTGGTCGAATACTTGAACGTGCGACGCGTCGAAGAATCACAATATTATTTGCGCCATTCGAATAAAGGGATCTCTGAAATCTCTAAGCAGTTCCATTTCTGCAACCAGAGTTATTTCACACGGATTTTCAAAAAGTATACCTCGGTAACGCCAAAGCAATTCCGCGACAGCCAGCACATTCCTTATTTCCGTTATACCTTGCCAAATGCTAAATAAAGGAGAAGTTATTCTCCTTTTTTTTATGCCTAATTTTCGTCACAAGAAATGAAAAAAGCAGCCAGTCCATGGACAGTGCATTGAATTTTTGCGCTCATATCGTTATACTTCTTAGTAGTCCAAAAAGGTGAAGGTGACAAACGTGAAAAAGAAACTTACATTACTGCTCATGCTTGCGGCAACGATTGCATTTTTAAGCGGCTGTTCGGCAGTTGAAAACAAAGAAGGATTTTTCTACTCGATTTTTGTAGCACCATTTGATTTCTCGCTCGATTATTTAGGCAACCTCTTCGGAGGAAGCTACGGTATGGCGATTGTGGTCATCACGATCATCATCCGCCTCGTCTTGATGCCGTTTATGCTGCGCACGTACAAGCGCCAGCAAGGAATGAAAGTCAAGATGGATAAAATGCGCCCGGAAATGGAAGACATCCAGAAGCGCTTGAAGGAAACGAAGGAAAAAGAAGAGCAAATGAAACTCCAGCAGGAAATGATGGGGCTCTACAAGAAGCATGACGTCAATCCGCTCAATATGGGCTGTTTACCGGTCGTCATTCAAATGCCGATCATCATGGGCTTGTACTTTGCGATTCTCTATTCGCCAGATGTGCGTTCTCACGAATTCCTCTGGTTCAACCTCGGTTCACCCGATATCGCCATGACCTTGATCGCAGGGGCTGTATACTTCTTCCAAGCCAGAGTGTCGCTATGGACCATGCCGGAACAGCAGCAAAAGCAGATGAAATTTTTCATCTACCTGTCTCCAATCATGATTATGTTCATCTCGTTCACATCGATGGCGGCATTGCCTGTTTACTGGGCGGTTGGCGGGATCTTGTTGATCATCCAAACGTTCATTGGCCGGAAATTCTACTCGGCGCACCCAGAAAAAGCATTGGAATCGGTTGAAGAAACTGAAACAATCGAAGAGAAAAAATAATCAAAGAAGCCGGCGCAATTGCCGGCTTTTTTTTCAGGAGAGATCAGTGATGAACCCAAAAATTTTGCAAGGTATCTTGATTTTGTTGCTCAGCATACTGGCGATCGTCTTCTTGTTCATGGGCAGCATGGAAATCGCGGTCTTGTTCATGACACTGTTGTTCGTTTTGACGAACACGTTCCGCTATAAGCAAATGAAAGAAATGGGCATGGTCCGTGAGGCGAAATGGACGAAAGGGATGGCCATTCTCTTTGCTGTTTTGTTCGTTGTCGTTTCGATTGTGATCTTTATCTAAAAAAACAGCACAGGCTAATTAGCCTGTGCTGTTTCTGTATAATGGTGTTTATCTTTTTTGCGTTCTTCCAATAGAAAATCTAACTGACTCATGAGGGTCAGCAAGTCATGCTTTGAGATGTCTTTCACTAGTCCCAGCTCCCTTAACAGTTATACCAAATGATTCGAAGCAGTGAACGCCGTTAAGGGGGTCGGGGTATGATTTTTAATTATTTTAATAAGCAAGGCGTTTACGCGTTAACAATACGAGCACGACGGCCGGGAAAGATGATGCGGCCATCCCGAGAAACGAATAGCCCGGCGAGATCTCGTATAGATAGCCGCCGGCAAACGTCAGCAATGCGACACTTAAGCTCATGCCAAGGGCGGCATACATGCCTTGTGCCGATGGGATATTGACCGGATCGAGCTTTTGGAAGATATAGCGAATAAAGGCGAAATGAGCAACACCGAAAGACACGGCGTGAAGGGTCTGTGTCAAAATGAACACCCAAACCGACGGAAATAGGAAAATCAAAATCCAGCGCAAGGTCGAACCAATGCCTGCGAGCAAGAACATGGAAGATACGGACCATTTCTCGAATAGCGTATCAGCCTTGACGAAAAAAACAATTTCGAAAATCACCGCTACATTCAAAATTAAGCCGATGTAAAAACTGTTGACGCCGATATCCTGCAGATAGATAAAGCCGTAATTATAATACGACGCATGTGCTCCCTGCAGCAGGATGGATACGAGGAGTATCGTTAAAAACCCTTTGGATTTCAGCAGTTCTGCCGTAGCACTTGGCCCTTTCTTTGTTCTCGGTGCGGGCTTTGACTGCAGCGGGACCGGAGACACGAGCGATTGAGTAATCGCCATCAACAGCAAGCCCAGTAACATGATCCATAAAATCGCCTGTTCCTGCCACACCGCGGTAGCAGCTCCGACAATTAATAAGGCGATCGTGTAGCCAAGCGAACCATACGAACGGCTTTTGCCGTAATGAATGCGATCGGTCTGCATCAAGACGGTTGCGCCACTTTCCATCGCCGGCAGCAGGTTCGGGTAGATAAAGCTGAAGGCGAAGGTGATGATGAACAAAAGCGTATAAGAATTCGCTGGGATGTAGAATGCCATGACGACAAACGAAGCGATGGCGAGAAGTTGCATCAAACGGCCGAGCGAGAACAGCCGCGTCAGGAGCGGGAAGAAGAACAATGTCGACAGCGAGCGCGCGACCATGCCGGTTCCCATGATGACGCTGGCAGCTGAAACGCTCAGCTCTTTTTCATTGGTCAACCAGCCAGTCCAATAAGGCAAAAAGACGCCCCATGTAAAGAAAAACGCAAAAAAATTCAGTGAAAGCCATTTTTGATTGTGCATAAGTAAATCTCCACTCTTTTCCAGAAGTCTGATTAAAGTATACCGAAATATTTTCGCCCCAGGGGAATTTCCGGTAAGAAAATGATAGAATGGAAAAGGAATTGACAGGAAAGTTGGCCAGCCCATGAAACCCACAAAAAAGAAAACCGAATTCGATAAGAAATTTTATATAAAATGGATGGTGATCGCAATGACAGCAATCTGGGCAGCTATTGCCGCAGTGTGGCTTTCGATGCACAATTGGGATGCAGAAGAAAGCATGCAAGCATTGGCGCGAGCCTTTACCGAACAACCGGCAGAAACCGAGCAAGAAGCCCCGGCAGAGGAGGAAGCGCCAGTGAAAGACGAACAACCGGCAACAGAAGAAACCGAACAGCCTGAGACACAACCCGAAGAGCCGAAAGAAGAGGCTCCTGCAGCGACACCGAAGGACGCTACCGTTTATCCGGAGATCGATCAATTGCCAGCAGAACCAACGATCGTCAAAGGCATCTTGCTAGCGAATAAACAGCACCCGCTTCCGGAAACCTATGCTCCAGGCGAAAACGCGGAGGCCCGCGCAGCATTTGACTCCATGGCACAAGCCGCTGCAAAAGACGGCTTGCAATTGACCGCCTTCAGTACGTACCGCGCCTTCGATCGTCAGAAACAATTGTACGATGGCTATGTCGCAAAAGACGGCCAGGCAGCAGCCGACCGTTATAGCGCGCGCCCTGGGTTTTCTGAACACCAGACAGGCCTCGCCTTTGATATTGGCGAAGCTGGCCAGGAACAGCACTGGGCTTCTGCGTCGTTCGGGGGCACAGCAGGCGGCAAATGGGTAAAAGAAAATGCCCATAATTATGGCTTTATCCTGCGCTATCCAGAAGGAAAAGAGCAGATCACCGGATATATGCACGAATCGTGGCATTTCCGCTATGTCGGAAAAGAAGCGGCGACAGCGATCTACCAGCAGAACATTACCCTGGAAGAATATTTAGGAATTTAAGTAACGAATCAATAGAACCGGCCGTTTTCCTGAAAAGGGGAGCGGCCGGTTTTTTGTTGGATATTATTTGTGAGGAAGTGTCACTGTTAGCTGTTTTCATCCGCAGGTGTCGACGCTTAGCTGGACTTGATAGTGAGAAGAATCGGCCGTTGATTCTTTTGTCTGGTAGTACCCGCCTCCCGCTTGGGGCAGGCCTTTCGCCATAAGTCAAGAAGGGCACTTGTCTTAAGGCGTCGGCTCGCTCGTATGCGCGGTTCGGCTGTTAGGTTTCATTAGAGGTGGTGTGCGAAGATGATTCACATTTTATTGGTTTCATCCGCTAGTGTCGACGCTTAGCTGGGCTTGATAGTGAGAAGAATCGGCCGTTGATTCTTTTGTCTGGTAGTACCCGCCTCCCGCTTGGGGCAGGCCATTCGCCATAAGCCAAGAAGAGCACTTGTCTTATGGCTTCGGCTCGCCCGTGTGCGCGGTTCGGCTTTAAGATTTCATTGTATGTTAGGTGCGAGAAAGTGTCGCTGTTGATTGGAAGCATTCGCTGGTGGAGACGCTTAGCTAGTCTTGATAGTTATAAAATTACTATGGGCATTCAATTTGGACTTACGAAGCTGATCCGAATTATTCAAACTAAGTTCAGTACCGAAAATATTTCATTTCCTCTTTAAAACTAGAGATGAAGCGAAAAGGGGGCGACGCCTGAGGGACCGCGCGGGCTGGCGAGACAAATGTGTCGCGTCCTTTGCGGCACATTGGCTCAACACCCGCCCCTCGGCAAGCGTGCCCCTTGCAGCGTAATCTCCACCTTCATACATTTCCACTATCTTTTTCTGATTCTAAAACTCCATCACAACTACAACTCACAAAACGAAAAAAACGCCCCCATATGGAAAGGGCGTTCATTAGTTTGATTACAGAATCGGCGCCAATAAGCGAGCGATGGATTCTTTGGACTTGATCATACGGGTTCTTGCCATATACATTTCATAAGTCAGCTCCGAAGACAATTCCGTATCCTGTCTGAACATATCCGCGAGTTCCATCGATACTTTCTCGTCGTAAATAAAGGCATTCACTTCGAAATTCAGCTTAAAGCTGCGGACATCGATATTCGCTGTCCCGACCGTGGATGCTTCGTCATCAATGACAATCATTTTCGTATGAAGGAAACCATTGTCGTAAATGAATACTCGCGCACCCGCCCGCAGCATCTGCCCGGCATAGGAATAGGTCGCCCAGTAGACGAATGGATGGTCCGGCTTGTTCGGGATCATGATGCGGACATCGATGCCTGATAAAGCGGCGATGCGGAGGGCGTCATAGAAGCTTGCGTCCGGAATGAAATACGGCGTCTGAATGTAAATATATTCGCGCGCCAGGTGAATTAGCTTTAAATAGCCATCTTTAATTTGTTCCCATTCCTCGTCAGGTCCGCTAGAGACGATTTGCATCGAAGTCGATCCTGCTTCCGGTTGTGGCGGAAAATAGGCTTCGTCGTATTCGATGTCGTGCCGCGAGGATGCTTGGTTCCAGTCAAGGATAAACCGGGTCTGCAGCGGATACAGGGCATTGCCTTCTATGCGGAGATGAGTATCGCGCCAATAGCCAAAGCGGCGGTTGAGCCCAAGATACTCTTCTCCGACATTAAAGCCGCCGATATAGCCGACTTTACCATCGATGATGGCAATTTTTCGGTGATTGCGGTAGTTCAGCCGGGGATTGATGATCGGCATCATGGAGGGAAAGAATGTTTCCACTTCGCCGCCCGCTGCGGAGAACTCCTTGAAATGGCGCTTGCTCAAACTGCGTGAACCCATATCATCATACAGCAAGCGCACTTTTACGCCTTGTTTCGCTTTGGCGAGCAAGGCGTCCATGATGCGATTGCCGAGCTGGTCCAACCGGAAAATATAGTATTGGATGTGGATATGGTCCTGTGCCTGTTCGATATCACGAATGAGGGCATCGAATTTTTCGCGGCCGTCGTTGAAGATTTTCACTTGATTGTTTTGAGTTAACAAAGCGCCATTATTACGTAGGTGCAGGTAAATCAAATTGCTGTAATCTTTCGTGCTGACGTCTTGAAACGGAAAAGTCCCGTCGTGGATTTCGTTCATTTGGTGGGCAATCAGGCTTTCAATCCCGATCCGTTTCCGGCCTTCCTCCCATTTAAAAAGCTTTTTTTGACGCAGCTTGCGCCCCAGCAAGAGGTAGATAAAGAAGCCGGCAATCGGGATAAAGAACAGCACCAATAACCATGCCCACGTAGAAGAAGCATCCCGGCGTTCCAAAAACACCAGTGCCGCTGCCAAGAAAATATTGAGGATGAAGATTGCAGCGGTCAATACACTGATAATGGTGACGGTCATGGCCATTCTCCTTTGGGGATAGTTGTTTATTGCTTCTAGTATAGACTAGTTGTGTAAGCGAAAGAAAGGAAGAGGTGGATGGATACCATTTCCTTATCTTATTATTATTAGTAATTAAATTCCATATCATTTTAACACTACAAAAAACTGCACTCTGCGGAATAGAGTGCAGTTTTATTTAACTGAGGCGTTCTTCTTCTTTTAATTGTTCGACGATGCCTTCGACTTCTTGGCGGCTCATTTTTTCCTTGCCGGATTTGAGCGCTTTTAAGGTGCTGTGGGCCAGTGCGAGCGGCACTTTGCAGAACATCAGGATGCGTTTGTTTTTAATGGATTTTACGTAATGATCTGCTTGCGACAGGTTCTCGCGTGCGTAGCTGAACATATCATCGCGTGTCCAGCCGTCTGGAACGAATGTGACGCCGCGTTCGTAGTCTTCGTCGTAATTGCGCAGCATATTAACAGCTTGCAAACCGCGGCCAAAGCCGATGGCAAGTTCTGTATCGGTTTCGGTGCCATCATGCCATCTCCACAGGTCGGAGAGCATGACGCCGACAAGTCCGGCAACATAATAAGTGTAGTCATCAAGGTCTTCACGCGTATGAATGACCCAGTCTTTTTCAACCCATTTGGCCATTCCGCCTGCCATTATGGCTGTTGATTCGAGAACTTTTCCGCGGATTTCGGGAGGGCAGACTTCGACCCAATCCGGCAAGCGCATTGTCACGGACGGCAAATAATCCGCGTAAGGGGCGACAAGTGCCGCATATTCTGTTTCATCAATCCCTGTTTCAAGCATATGTTGGATGGAGCGCAGAAGAGACGCTTTCACTTCAGCAGGAAGCTCGGGATGGTCTTCGATTTCATCGATTGCACGCATGCACAAATAGGCGGAGCCGACGGTTTTCTTTAGGACAGGATCCAAAAAGCTGATCGGAATGAAAAAGGTCCGGCTCGTTTGTTTCAGCATCGCGAGTGATTCTTTTTGGAGATTGGCGACTTTGCTCATCTTCAGTCCTCCTTTACGTAAAAATTTAACGTGCTTATGTATGGGCATGGCCCACCTGATTCGTAAAATGTCTTCCCTCTAAATATAAACGAAATAGCTGAAAAAACAAATGATTACCTATAGCGCCAAAAGAAAACCCTTCGGAAGAAACGAGTTCTCCAAAGGGGTCAGTCTGCATGAAAATGGTTCCACGCTTCGTAGATTCCGCCGGCACAATGGCGGTTTGCACGGAAAATGAGTGGATGCTCTTCGTGGTTTTTGAGTTCTGGCTGGGCGTTTCCGACAATAACAGAAGGGAAGCCGAGTGTCAGCATCTCTAAATCGTTTCCAGAATCGCCTGCCACCAGCAGTTTAGCATCGGACATGCCATGGCGTTCAAGCAAATAGCGAAGCGCTTGGCCTTTGCCGCTTGCAGGAGGCAGAATATCCAAGTCTTTGCCGCCGCTGAAAATCAGCTTATGGGGCACTGATTGAGCTTCAAGCAAGGCGCGGAATTGGTCGACTGCTTGAACATCCGTGACGTGATAAGAACGGCGACTGGTCACAGGCAGATCCTGCGGTGTCAGGCCGTCGATGGTGTTGGCCAGTACTTCGACGTGCTCAGGTTT
This is a stretch of genomic DNA from Planococcus maritimus. It encodes these proteins:
- a CDS encoding HAD-IIB family hydrolase yields the protein MNAATHLLATDLDGTLVGDRAGLQELLDFYEQQPYEVGLIYITGRHLASARQLIADEGLPIPQALVTDVGTEIYTGPDFQKDENWETRLMDEWKPEHVEVLANTIDGLTPQDLPVTSRRSYHVTDVQAVDQFRALLEAQSVPHKLIFSGGKDLDILPPASGKGQALRYLLERHGMSDAKLLVAGDSGNDLEMLTLGFPSVIVGNAQPELKNHEEHPLIFRANRHCAGGIYEAWNHFHAD
- a CDS encoding diacylglycerol/lipid kinase family protein; its protein translation is MKKAMFIWNPSSGKEKAADYKDFAEKTLIEMGYEADTRETTGPGDATHFAEEACENSYDLVVAMGGDGTINEAVSGLAEKQHEPLFGLVPLGTVNDFARALGISLDPEEAIEGLKTGREKRVDIGKVGDQYFMNILAIGEIAESTYEVDAEQKTKLGAFAYFVEGVKAVASDEVTTFVIEHDHGTWEGEAKLVLVALTNSVGGFEKLAPEALTDDGLLHLYIVENAALPAFARMATALVRGKFEKDPAVQAIHTTRVSIRTSEPLSCNIDGDEGSTTPFNIEIMPSHIRAVVPGETD
- the yidC gene encoding membrane protein insertase YidC; the protein is MKKKLTLLLMLAATIAFLSGCSAVENKEGFFYSIFVAPFDFSLDYLGNLFGGSYGMAIVVITIIIRLVLMPFMLRTYKRQQGMKVKMDKMRPEMEDIQKRLKETKEKEEQMKLQQEMMGLYKKHDVNPLNMGCLPVVIQMPIIMGLYFAILYSPDVRSHEFLWFNLGSPDIAMTLIAGAVYFFQARVSLWTMPEQQQKQMKFFIYLSPIMIMFISFTSMAALPVYWAVGGILLIIQTFIGRKFYSAHPEKALESVEETETIEEKK
- a CDS encoding AraC family transcriptional regulator produces the protein MNILETPSIQETISRIFMNETENVAQLEGLERFFEVETQLMHEIHNLEKDRAKETLRELIDMLALHAGKDIIRTVRNYYIILSSVMARKLYEMRVPPKKAFAFNAACVELVDKHMNDSEFMYVADELIEFFTSIISERKQPSFGHQTVNKVVIFINDEVERDLSVEEIAKHFNISTSHLSRIFREHAGITLVEYLNVRRVEESQYYLRHSNKGISEISKQFHFCNQSYFTRIFKKYTSVTPKQFRDSQHIPYFRYTLPNAK
- the cls gene encoding cardiolipin synthase; translated protein: MTVTIISVLTAAIFILNIFLAAALVFLERRDASSTWAWLLVLFFIPIAGFFIYLLLGRKLRQKKLFKWEEGRKRIGIESLIAHQMNEIHDGTFPFQDVSTKDYSNLIYLHLRNNGALLTQNNQVKIFNDGREKFDALIRDIEQAQDHIHIQYYIFRLDQLGNRIMDALLAKAKQGVKVRLLYDDMGSRSLSKRHFKEFSAAGGEVETFFPSMMPIINPRLNYRNHRKIAIIDGKVGYIGGFNVGEEYLGLNRRFGYWRDTHLRIEGNALYPLQTRFILDWNQASSRHDIEYDEAYFPPQPEAGSTSMQIVSSGPDEEWEQIKDGYLKLIHLAREYIYIQTPYFIPDASFYDALRIAALSGIDVRIMIPNKPDHPFVYWATYSYAGQMLRAGARVFIYDNGFLHTKMIVIDDEASTVGTANIDVRSFKLNFEVNAFIYDEKVSMELADMFRQDTELSSELTYEMYMARTRMIKSKESIARLLAPIL
- a CDS encoding 3-phenylpropionate MFS transporter translates to MHNQKWLSLNFFAFFFTWGVFLPYWTGWLTNEKELSVSAASVIMGTGMVARSLSTLFFFPLLTRLFSLGRLMQLLAIASFVVMAFYIPANSYTLLFIITFAFSFIYPNLLPAMESGATVLMQTDRIHYGKSRSYGSLGYTIALLIVGAATAVWQEQAILWIMLLGLLLMAITQSLVSPVPLQSKPAPRTKKGPSATAELLKSKGFLTILLVSILLQGAHASYYNYGFIYLQDIGVNSFYIGLILNVAVIFEIVFFVKADTLFEKWSVSSMFLLAGIGSTLRWILIFLFPSVWVFILTQTLHAVSFGVAHFAFIRYIFQKLDPVNIPSAQGMYAALGMSLSVALLTFAGGYLYEISPGYSFLGMAASSFPAVVLVLLTRKRLAY
- a CDS encoding MFS transporter, which codes for MRLFIYLIIFFAFFDLFAQLPIISPFAVSLGAGPFLAGLAVGMYSLSNTIGNIISGIFSDRKGPFAILLAGLAATSAALFAYNLADGPYSLLAVRFVHGLAAGLTVPAAFTYLANRTDHSRRGKNAAISGAFVGLAAIIGPAYGAIYTGQGSVPETMAATGSLIGLLAIAAFLLLRTHRVNKKKENSAAKRQAFHWNPGLYRSFSGAFFLMFSQGVLAYMLPLKVESLSLPSQLSGLLLSAFGLSAILVFLLPINRLFDAVRPIITLVLGFSVMGASLFALANISTEPLLYAAMCAYGFGFALLFPSINSLLIDATEYASRGRAYGYFYALFSIGVVAGSGVTGALALSADSGFLFSGSLLLLVALANWLTLKR
- a CDS encoding squalene/phytoene synthase family protein, which codes for MSKVANLQKESLAMLKQTSRTFFIPISFLDPVLKKTVGSAYLCMRAIDEIEDHPELPAEVKASLLRSIQHMLETGIDETEYAALVAPYADYLPSVTMRLPDWVEVCPPEIRGKVLESTAIMAGGMAKWVEKDWVIHTREDLDDYTYYVAGLVGVMLSDLWRWHDGTETDTELAIGFGRGLQAVNMLRNYDEDYERGVTFVPDGWTRDDMFSYARENLSQADHYVKSIKNKRILMFCKVPLALAHSTLKALKSGKEKMSRQEVEGIVEQLKEEERLS
- a CDS encoding M15 family metallopeptidase, whose protein sequence is MKPTKKKTEFDKKFYIKWMVIAMTAIWAAIAAVWLSMHNWDAEESMQALARAFTEQPAETEQEAPAEEEAPVKDEQPATEETEQPETQPEEPKEEAPAATPKDATVYPEIDQLPAEPTIVKGILLANKQHPLPETYAPGENAEARAAFDSMAQAAAKDGLQLTAFSTYRAFDRQKQLYDGYVAKDGQAAADRYSARPGFSEHQTGLAFDIGEAGQEQHWASASFGGTAGGKWVKENAHNYGFILRYPEGKEQITGYMHESWHFRYVGKEAATAIYQQNITLEEYLGI